In Juglans regia cultivar Chandler chromosome 13, Walnut 2.0, whole genome shotgun sequence, the following proteins share a genomic window:
- the LOC108980866 gene encoding cyclic dof factor 2-like has product MLESKDPAIKLFGKTIPLQLRHQTWANGPCGSGDCSDQNLLSSTTSSCLENSGRESARHDGDKVSLGRELTEDKPEDCTSHQITEDSKDPTSSSGIGENPKTPSVDRETSSLKNASKNGEQSETSISQEKTLKKPDQILPCPRCNSMDTKFCYYNNYNVNQPRHFCKNCQRYWTAGGTMRNVPVGAGRRKNKNSSSSHYRHIIVSEALQRDRVNGLRYSKNGTVLTFGSDSPLCESMASVLNLAGKTTYHVQNGFHTPGQRTLVSGGDNGDDHSSGSSITASNSTEKEGIALQESAVKNHPGVPPHLPCFPGTPWPLQWNSAQWGSVMPPPSLSPSGFPVSFYPAPAYWGCTVPGSWNVQCLPPPSSFLSHTGQSSAMNTSTLGKHSRDGNILNPANLESIKDQSSERCWIPKTSRINVSDEAVKSSITPTLGTKHEKTNSVNGGGLFKAFQSKSNDKSHLIETSRVLQSNPAALSRSLNFHEST; this is encoded by the exons ATGTTGGAGTCAAAAGACCCGGCGATTAAGCTCTTCGGGAAGACGATTCCATTGCAACTGAGACATCAAACTTGGGCTAATGGACCGTGTGGATCTGGAGATTGTTCTGACCAGAATCTCCTCTCTTCAACCACTTCTTCCTGCCTAGAGAACTCTGGCAGAGAAAGTGCAAGGCACGACGGGGATAAG GTATCTTTGGGAAGAGAACTCACAGAAGATAAACCGGAAGATTGTACCTCACATCAGATCACGGAAGATTCGAAAGATCCTACATCATCATCAGGTATTGGTGAGAACCCTAAAACTCCCTCGGTTGACAGAGAAACTTCATCACTGAAGAATGCCTCCAAGAATGGAGAGCAGAGTGAGACAAGTATCTCACAAGAAAAAACTCTGAAGAAGCCTGATCAAATACTTCCGTGTCCCCGGTGTAATAGCATGGACACCAAGTTCTGTTACTACAACAATTACAATGTCAACCAGCCTCGCCATTTCTGTAAGAACTGTCAAAGATACTGGACTGCTGGTGGAACCATGAGGAATGTACCTGTAGGTGCTGGCCGTCGTAAGAACAAGAACTCTTCTAGTTCACACTATCGTCACATCATAGTCTCAGAAGCTCTTCAAAGAGATCGAGTTAATGGACTACGCTATTCAAAAAATGGCACTGTCCTCACCTTCGGTTCGGATTCTCCTCTTTGTGAATCAATGGCTTCTGTATTGAATCTCGCAGGGAAAACAACATATCATGTTCAAAATGGGTTTCATACACCTGGGCAAAGAACTCTTGTTTCTGGGGGAGATAATGGGGATGATCACTCAAGTGGATCCTCTATCACTGCTTCAAATTCAACTGAGAAGGAAGGGATTGCGTTGCAAGAGTCAGCAGTTAAGAATCACCCAGGGGTTCCACCCCATCTACCATGCTTTCCAGGGACCCCCTGGCCTTTACAATGGAACTCAGCTCAATGGGGCTCTGTCATGCCTCCACCTTCTTTGAGCCCATCAGGCTTTCCTGTATCTTTCTACCCTGCTCCTGCGTATTGGGGCTGTACAGTACCAGGCTCTTGGAATGTACAGTGCCTTCCCCCACCATCCTCTTTTCTTAGCCACACTGGCCAAAGCTCTGCTATGAACACCTCAACCTTAGGCAAACATTCAAGGGATGGGAACATCCTTAATCCAGCCAATTTAGAGTCAATTAAAGATCAAAGTTCAGAAAGATGCTGGATTCCTAAAACTTCCAGGATTAACGTTTCTGATGAAGCTGTAAAGAGCTCTATAACCCCAACACTAGGGACCAAGCATGAGAAGACTAATTCTGTCAACGGTGGAGGTCTTTTTAAGGCATTCCAATCAAAGAGCAACGACAAAAGTCATTTGATCGAGACATCTCGGGTGTTGCAATCCAACCCTGCGGCCCTATCCCGGTCACTAAACTTCCATGAGAGCACATAG